The sequence gtgaaaagtacagagggggtttggtgtatgttaatacctaatttgcaggccaagggtatattgctggtagagacagctaggacccaagtctggagcattgggtgtgaaatatagcacctgtgacaaacgttctctatacaggaggcccagcttcaaagcatttcttcacaaggggttttatgggggccaggggtgcagtTACAGAaagagatatcagaatgagtgaccttattaattataagaataccatgagatgtcctcggctgaacatgctaagagttacatgtgtgtatccatgggaccgagccgcaaataatgattacagacacatgatgtctagcaagTACTACGAGAccgatattaatatctctcttaattttagtattacacggttatatttagtctcattgggagcgtcatgtgtgccggaatgtattaatatgtctcgcgtgccagtaagtattacttaactgaagttatgaagttatttagataggaaaagcagtttttaaacgtcctggggtgggaggagttttactctggggtaagactgtcaacctcaccactgatttataaCGAGGTgtggaactggggcgctccctaaaatTGAGTGGCTAAAAATCAATTCAACGCCTAAGGATATAAAAGAATATTAAAAGATAGTATAAAAttgtatactggcccttttgttgGTTTTGCTGCTTGACCGTGAAGAAGGCAAATCCCAAGTCCTTCTTTAGTAGCAATTGTGGTGTgatgatggtcagcgcaaactcgtgAAGCTCAAGGTAGTGATGGATAATGAAGCAAAGCAgaacaaaataaaacacaataatTAGTGCATGAATctgtatatgtatgggggggaggggggagggaagtggaAGTGGAGGGGTAGGAAAGGGAAAGGTGATGGTAAAATAATGCTATATATACAGCACATGAAACATAGGGTATacgtttcagtgactcacacgggcttgtgtgagacttcaccctcagcGATGGATGTGGTGGTTTAATACAAATTCCTGAAGCGGAGGAATGATAaataaaaactcacacggccatatgtgagTTTGTTCCCTCAGAGTATGTTGTCAGCATACTCAGATGGTGTGGATGCGTCCTAATGTTCAACCCCAATAGGTAAGGTGTGTGGGTGGTTCCTCTCCCAGACGCCCATAAACCAAAGGATGGGCAAAGTCTGGATTAGTGGCTAGTAAAGTTTTTATTGATAACAGTAAAAAAGGTATAAAAACGctgaacacactcacacaaatGACAGACGTTGCCCCGCACCAGCCGCGAGGCTCTCCGGCAAAACCTCCTCCTCCGTTAACGCTCTCACCGGCGCGTCCGAACAGTGGAACCGGAAGGGAGGGTATGGACCGGATGTCCGGCGGCTGTCAGGgttcctctctcaatgagctctggcagggaactacgcgtttcgcagtaagcttcgtcaggttcataGTCACTAATCCAGACTTTGCCCATCCTTTGGTTTATGGGCGTCTGGGAGAGGAACCACCCACACACCTTACCTATTGGGGTTGAACATTAGGACGCATCCACACCATCTGAGTATGCTGACAACACCCACTGAGGGAACAAActcacatatggccgtgtgagtttttattTATCATTCCTCCGCTTCAGGAATTTGTTTTAAACCACCACATCCATCgctgagggtgaagtctcacacaagcccgtgtgagtcactgaaacgtATACCCTATGTTTCATGTGCTGTATATATAGCATTATTTTACCATCACCTTTCCCTTTGCTACCCCTCCACttccacttccctccccccccccatacatatacagATTCATGCACTAattattgtgttttattttgttcTGCTTTGCTTCATTATCCATCACTACCTTGAGCTTcacgagtttgcgctgaccatcatcACACCACaatcaccactgatttatgacagagattgggtgcaggtaattgttctccaatggcgtACACTCAATAGTAAGGTATAGACTGGAGATTTGCATATAAACCAGTGCCCAGCCTATAATCTGTGTCTTTGTGCTTTTTGTGATGTGTACATCTGAACCTGTGTTATGGAAGAAATTGCCAATCCtttatcctgatggctttcttgtccaaaccccttaagtaagtgtatattttgtctgttatttgtatatcttgtgtgttcacccttttcaaggaataaatgatattttatcatatctagtcgtgttcagttcaaaaccagagacagaacataaaacacagacaaagctcagttttagcacatccagtgaaactcatacacggtacagtgcctaaatatatatgtataaatatctattaattaaaatggtcttttagtttgacatttttggccaaaattgttgtaagcccctgagccaacttcacggcagaccacaattcaagggtccctaacgctaatataaattcttaataacctgtgtaataacaggaagaatgatttatagtaaatctgtcaatctgtcaatattagttgcaaagttctaagtctgattgaagcctttattaacctgtacattaccaggaaaagcactctgtattagagttgtcacaaccatcctgcaagcaaacaagttcccctgtgtggaagatgctatggagtgagcccttaacccattttatcatatctagtcgtgttcagttcaacccaggtattttggtgtataatATAGGCCTCTCACAAGTTCCCTTGACATCCATTACTTGCGGTTAAGACCTCAAGTACTTTACCGATACAATATCCATCTCTCGTTAACTCTGTGACTTGAAAGGTGGAAAGGCAATTGATGTGGGAACGGTGTCAATTGCCGTGAGAACCGGTTGAACTTGCAGTCTAGAAGCCGGCATTGCAATTAGAAATGCTAACtctagaacgaaagcacccagaaacctaatttttgaggtgcaagtacagtaaaacaccacatgcacatacatataaacattacagttataacacaaacggaacatgttttaataaagtgtgtaaaagcTGCAGATTTTAAATGTAAGACAGGATGTATTCTGTACGTCCGAGGAGGAATTCCTCGGACATCCAGCTgagatatgggtgaatgagctgggggtattttcATGGCTGAGCTTCAAAGGGGTCTCGCTGCTTTAGCACCCCTCAGTCTAAAGGAGTGTCAgggatgaaaagacccagagacccataatataTACACGGACGACATTCTAAGGTATAACAGATGCCAGGCTATGGACACCtctgggtcaaaaatcagacttagcGGCGCAAAGGtatgggtgtatcccaggtatgctaagtggcatggatGTCAACCTGACCCATACGCTCTGcacaccggaaagcctttttgcccggtcgTATGAACTGTGGGCAACCTGGCTATTTGGTGGGTTAAATTGTTCCCAcagggattggatccacatgttaaaggtagctttggccagtctataaccgtGGCTCCCGAGGTATCCCCagggtgattcctgaattttgatccatgatgtaaagacgcaagactttgttccagcacagcggcaaccggacccggagagaaggggttaataacaacgtaaccaaggatttgccccaaacttcagaattcgttagccctggtgactctggaACGAATTATAACGAAGTTACACAAAATACTTTGAGGTGGCTGAGATATcagatcggcaacttgcgatctggcCACAGAACTcttaaaccaaggctgcatttctggtGCTTGCAAGTGTAACGGTTTTTCCaggcccacccaatctcacattggcccctgtggtctactggccccattacatgtatgtatagtgtgtggtgcaccttctggcttacaggactcctgagtctcccgcttggtgttagtggggatatcagcatgacaggcatctggGGTAGTGTgatctgagtcctactcacacatgatgcagcgcctccaccccatcaggatctctgcggctgcaTGGAGAAGTGTCTGAtggggacctcctctgtggtgcctcctgcGCAAGAACTTCACTCACACACAGCAAGGGTcttgtgaaactgggcatctttattgcacgttaaggcagactgcccctcatagctgTCGTCCTAGCCGCTCATTTCCATGTAGTGCATCCCTCTCAGAAGTTCCTTGCCTCTCAAaagagttggatcacctctcccctaagggagatcaccatctgtgtcagatCCCTGAACACAGAGTAGGGTATGCTATCAATTGGATCTGACAGcctaactgctgcagacactccttAACTTTGCACTTTGTAGAACCACTGATTAACACAcaaactttaggcagtgctgtgtcttatatactcagaaaacagccacacctcttgtgtcactaacagtggacacagagcatgttaccacaccccttgtgtacatatgacacctcaccagggtgtgagggcaaacctccatgattgatgctggcaatcctgcatacttaccaggtttactgccagcatgagaaagaactgtataccatttttatacatggctacacaagCAAAGGAAAATTTATTTTggtcccttatcccagtaagtgtttttttaagtgtattttgcagatgtcgtgtgtttgtctattaaggaaataaatcacactttattttgcaacttgttctgttcaatcgagtacccagaaatagaaatgtgttgataaagttggtgtccatcgtgacacgtcctttcctctgttgctcgactgctaaaactctgacacagaccctcattctctcccgtctcgattactgtaacctcctgctgtctggccttcctgcctctcacctgtctcctctacaatctatcctaaatgctgctgccagaatcactctactttttcctaaatctgtctcagcgtctcacctgttgaaatccctctcctagcttcctatcaaatcccgtatcacacacaattctcctcctcactgttaaagctttacactattctgcttctccttacatctcagccctaatttcttgctatgcaccatcccaactcttgcattctgctcaaggatgtcttctctctacccctttcgtatctaaagtcctctcctgccttaaacctttctcactgactgccccacacctctggaaggcccttccccgcagtatccgactagcaccatctctatccacctttaagacccacctgcttaaggaagcatacgagtagctccatggctgataatttacaactcatacataaaccttggccccttgcagacacacataccagaacgccctcctactgtctctgtacgttcttcctaccaaacaatttgattgtaagctctttgtagCATGAACtccctttcctaaatgttacttttatgtctgaagcacttcttcccattatgttttatttgtattatttgttatttatgactgTCACGTTTATTAGTGCTGTGAAgtctatgtacactaatggcactatgtaaataaagacatacagtagatACCTACCCTGTGTAAACATTTGGGTGAAAAGGTTTTCTTACTGAGAAACATTTGATACACTCTGCACatgggaaaggtttctcccctgtgtaaaTGCTCTGGTGTCTGAGGACTCCTCCTATTATAGAATTGATTATGATGTAATCCCCTTTTATGAATTGTCTGGTGTGTGTTGAGGTTCCTCTCAGTGCTGAAATGTTTCCCAAATTCTGTACAAATAAAAAGTTGCTCCCTTGTGTAAATCTGCTGGTGTAACAAGATGTCCCACGttgtataaaatggtttaccaCACTCTGAACAAGCAAATTATTTCCCCTGTGTGAATCATGTGGTGTGTGAGGTCATTCATCCAAGAAACGTTTTTCCTGTACTCTGTTCTTGTGAGAGGCCTCTCCCTGCATGAATTTGTTGGTTTCTGAAGAGGTGGCCCTtaacactgaattgtttcccacactgaaCAAGCAAATGGTTTCTCCACTGTAAATACTTGGGTGTGACAAGAGGTCACActttgtactgaattgtttccaacaccctgaactagggttagacaataacaaaaatacttCCCACCATAAGAGTATTAAGTCATTTATTGTGATAACAATATTCCGCAATATATTAACACCCAATagaaaacaaaaaagcaaaagtcctcaaaatgttccaGGTCATTTATTGTGAAACGTATTTCTTATACAAATCCATTTCATTcttaatacaatgtaaaaaagcaaatatattttaattttaagaatAAAGGTTTCAATGAAAATGTTACACTAACTACACCCACACTAAAGCCCCttcaccattttatttttatttatttatttttatttttatttatttataaaatgttttaccaggaaataatacattgagagttacctctcgttttcatgtatttcctgggcatagagttacgatgacaaataatacatggctacaaatacagttacataagtgaacagggtatacattatatacaagacattgcatgcacagttaaagataaaatatattataagcgtatgtaacagttacagaccagataaaatgTGAGActgccttagttttgaaagaacttaaactggtggtggatgagagtctccggtaggttggtccagttttggggtgcatggtaagagaatgTATAATTACCCCCTTGACCCCCCTTCTCCTGTACACATTAATAGGGGATGGGGAGGCGTGGGTTAATGGGTATGGGGAAGGAGAGGCACGGGTGGGTGACAGCCGAGAGAAatacgggggaggagagaaaggggttgaGTCATGGTGGAAAGGAAGGGGTAAGgataaggccccgctccctcagtcagcgcgcccgcactgcatgcaggcagcgcgcCGAGAGGCACAGACCTGATCGGGTGGCCGTTATGACGTGGGGGGCGGGAccattacacacaggcacacacatggaAACCCCTCTGCCTTGTTGCTTCTCCCCCTCCCGCGCAGGATGGAATGGGACATGGATTTATATTAACCTCTACGATGCCAGGGAAACCAGCAACACCTTGCTCTGCATGTCCTTATTTATTTTCAAAGCATCTCCAGCAGTGAATAGGGCTATATTTTGAGCTTGTCTCCTACCTGTCGCTCTGCAAATGATATGGTGTATATGGATGGTTTTAATTATTTGAGCCCTGGTGACTGTGTGTATTTAAGCATGAggtttctctctcccacacattgTGAGAAACGAAAGAGGCTCGTTAAAAGTGCATGTTGCTTCTCTCCCaccactccctccccctttcctcccccggGAGACGAGCTCAGCAGCCGGAGCTGGCCACAACCTCCCCAGCTCAAGCAGCCTGAAatgggcaccggagggaggggagttgaggggcagggagggggtgggggaatgtTGCCATGCTGCACAGAGGACAATGCAGATTTCGAACCACACAAACTCCCGTAGCTCGAGatagctcccctcctccccatctcattggctccctgccgcaccacgtgacgcgtcgccgcttgggatcacgatcctcTTGTATCCCCTGCTAGCTGACGTGTCACAGTGCGCAGCAAGCCTTGtagaggagggactggggccagcTCGGGAGGAACACATGTCTGGTGAGTGACGCGCGCCACCGGATGCAGTGGGACCCAGGCCTTAGAGGCATGGCAGAGGGGTAGTGGTTAATATGGAGGGGTGAGATTATCAGCAGGAGGATTCCTTATAGCTGCAGCATGTGAAAGACAAGGAGCTCCCAGACTCGCTCCCACTCCACTGTCTCTACCAGACCCACACTCAGTCCTCTCTCTGACACAGTCCCCACACCCACGCCTCTCTGACACAGTCCCCACCCCCACGCTGCAGCTGCTGATAGGAATGCCATGGTAAGAAGTAATGGCAAGTATTGCATTACCCTCCATTTTTATTACTGCAGTATTACTATGCACctggtatattgcccaaccctacttTGAACAATCACATATTTTATCTCATGTATGAATCCTCATGTGTGTAATGAGGCTGATcctctgtgaaaagctttccccATACTATGAACATGGAAATGGTTTCTCCCGTGTATGAATTCTGTGGTAGGTGAGGAGGTGGCTCATTtgagaaaagcttttcccacactctgtacatgtgaatagtttctcccctgtatgagtaaTCTGGTGTCTAAGGAGGTGgctcttagtactgaattgtttcccacactctgtacatgttaatggcttttctcctgtatgaatcatctggtgtatgaggagactgctcttaactgtgaattgtttcccacattctgtacatgtgaatggtttctcccctgtatgagtcatctggtgtctgaggagacggctcttaactgtgaattgtttcccgcactctgtacatgtgaatggtttctcccctgtatgaatccgctcatggatgaGGAGGTCTGTCTTccaagaaaagcttttactacactctgtacatgtgaatgctttctctccagtatgagtcatctggtgtctgaggcgGTGGCgcttagtactgaattgtttcccacactctgtacatgtgaatggtttttctcctgtatgagtcatctggtgtatgaggagacgGTTCTTAATactaaattgtttcccacactctgtacatgtgaatggtttctcccctgtatgtgtcaTCTGGTGTCTGCGGAGGCttttcttaatactgaattgtttcccacactctgtacatgtgaatggtttccctcctgtatgagtcatctggtgtctgccGAGGCTTTCCTTAtgtctgaattgtttcccacactctgtacatgtgaatggtttctcccctgtatgaatccgctcatggatgaGGAGCAGTTTCTTCacagaaaagcttttactacactctgtacatgggaatggtttttctcctgtatgaatccgctcatggttgaggagctctgtcttccgagaaaagcttttactacactctgtacatgtgaatggtttctcccctgtatgagtcatatggtgtctgaggaggttggTCTTAGtattgaattgtttcccacactctgaacatgggaatggtttctcccctgtatgaatccgctcatgtttGAGGAGGGTTCTCTTGGTACTTAACTGTTTCCCACACACAGTACAAGTAAAAGGAGTCACTGATGTCTGAATCTTCTGCTGTGAATGAAGTTTCACCTTCAGTGAGAAACTGCTCCCACCATCTGAACATGTAAAGGTTTGCTCTCTAGCGGGGACACAAAGATGTGTTAGCAGGTCCCTGTCCAGTGAGAAgcttttgccacactgacaacagaGAAAAGGCTGAGCACCGCGGCTTCCTCTTAAATCTCTCgcataccttttgctggacccaTATTTAGAGTCCGTCTCTGCTGTGTGCTGCACAAGGTCTGTAAAGTCACCATcatgtggcactggttccttgTATGTGTCCAAAATGTGGCAGGAATCATTGTTTTTTGGCACTTCTGGGCTGCGAGGAGTCAGACAGCTTCTGGATGTATCAGAGCTCAAGTTCTGTTCCTCATTCAGGCCATtctctaacagaagtaaacaaaaaagacagaacaaatgttttcaatctgtaaaTCAAATTACTGAACGCAAAATACAAATCCAAAACACTGAAGAACGTACTTCACCAATACTTAATTAACAAAATATTCTCTTCACCCAGGGTTTTAAAATTGTTGCACATGGACATCCAGTGGCCCCTAATGACTTTGGTGGTGGTCCCGAAGGCCTGAAATGTATTTGTAGCAGCTCTCAGTGAAATCATTGAtacatatataacttgtatttattactgtattcatTATTTAAGGATACACGTACATCCTCCAAATAATTAACATTGAAAATGTCCATGAGAAGTAAAGTTAAGGAACTCCTGGTCTATCACATTAGTGTGTTAATAATATCAACAAAACCAGACAAAAAACTATAGtgtaaagatactgtagatgcccatgtatgtatatctttatttacacaaggcccacagtgtactcggtgctttacagcagaaacaatacagtacagggaattataatacaataagtgcaacaaacacaatCATACAATAGGAAGGGAAaaccctgccctggagagcttataATTTAAGAGATGCAGCGACTACACTGCCCATGTAATCTACTGCCATAAGGCCCACAAACTAAACTGCTCCATTTTGTGTCATATTTTGTCAGTCACAAATACTATTCATATAATTTTCCAAGCATGCGGCCTTGGTGTAATATTtgactcctctctttccttctcctcaggccagaatctgcatttgtgttaagcatccatgttgtctgtttataactagttaagattctgtagtcagccttttgctgaaatataattcctaatgcactccgtttctgccaaattacatttccattcttcctgctcaggatattgctaagatactttttgtattgtcagtctcctgctcttttagttagaatataatagactgattctctgaaagaggcaaaatagtataattagttgctaaagattcaaggtctcttttgataacagacaatgaataagctatgtattcagacattgcttgtattgggagaaacacgtcccaaaatcatgccactaatatgtcctgcccctaaatcatgcctctaatcaaagctacgcccaagacacacccatgttacacctatgtt is a genomic window of Ascaphus truei isolate aAscTru1 chromosome 2 unlocalized genomic scaffold, aAscTru1.hap1 SUPER_2_unloc_4, whole genome shotgun sequence containing:
- the LOC142473280 gene encoding uncharacterized protein LOC142473280 yields the protein MDPRLLSFPVDVLERLEIKSEKEEANTEEHVTPIKEEIDAFPVCENGLNEEQNLSSDTSRSCLTPRSPEVPKNNDSCHILDTYKEPVPHDGDFTDLVQHTAETDSKYGSSKRYARDLRGSRGAQPFLCCQCGKSFSLDRDLLTHLCVPAREQTFTCSDGGSSFSLKVKLHSQQKIQTSVTPFTCTVCGKQLSTKRTLLKHERIHTGEKPFPCSECGKQFNTKTNLLRHHMTHTGEKPFTCTECSKSFSRKTELLNHERIHTGEKPFPCTECSKSFSVKKLLLIHERIHTGEKPFTCTECGKQFRHKESLGRHQMTHTGGKPFTCTECGKQFSIKKSLRRHQMTHTGEKPFTCTECGKQFSIKNRLLIHQMTHTGEKPFTCTECGKQFSTKRHRLRHQMTHTGEKAFTCTECSKSFSWKTDLLIHERIHTGEKPFTCTECGKQFTVKSRLLRHQMTHTGEKPFTCTECGKQFTVKSSLLIHQMIHTGEKPLTCTECGKQFSTKSHLLRHQITHTGEKLFTCTECGKSFSQMSHLLTYHRIHTREKPFPCS